Proteins found in one Stigmatopora nigra isolate UIUO_SnigA chromosome 15, RoL_Snig_1.1, whole genome shotgun sequence genomic segment:
- the junbb gene encoding junB proto-oncogene, AP-1 transcription factor subunit b: protein MSTKMEQPFYHDDSFLSAFGHSDAAMHDYKLLKQNMNLNLTEPYRNLKSHLRVDTDPYQGVQQDVGSLKLASPELERLIIQNSNGVITTPTPGQYFYNRGITDEQEGFAEGFVKALDELHKMNQMPHSAPSIGASGVTTCSPAAPSVFGSGLQTEPPIYTTLNAYCPSTGLSSSNSSYPTATISYLPPHQPSHAQNSVHSAYQNPHPSSAFHPQRLVALKEEPQTVPDLLSSDGSPPMSPIDLETQERIKAERKRLRNRLAATKCRRRKLERIARLEEKVKGLKSDNAGLSTTASVLRDQVAQLKQKVLTHVSSGCHLMLTSKMEAF, encoded by the coding sequence ATGTCCACAAAGATGGAACAGCCTTTTTACCATGACGACTCTTTTCTGTCGGCTTTCGGCCACTCGGACGCCGCCATGCACGACTACAAGCTGCTAAAGCAGAATATGAATTTGAACTTAACAGAGCCCTATCGCAACCTGAAGTCGCACCTGAGGGTCGACACGGACCCCTACCAGGGTGTACAACAGGACGTTGGCTCCCTGAAGCTCGCATCCCCGGAGCTTGAGAGGCTCATCATCCAAAACAGCAACGGTGTCATCACCACTCCCACCCCGGGCCAGTACTTCTACAATCGGGGCATCACCGATGAGCAGGAGGGCTTTGCGGAGGGCTTCGTAAAAGCCCTGGACGAGCTTCACAAGATGAATCAGATGCCTCACTCGGCACCCTCCATCGGTGCCAGCGGAGTGACCACCTGCTCGCCAGCGGCCCCCAGCGTGTTCGGTTCGGGACTGCAAACCGAACCTCCCATCTACACCACCTTAAACGCCTACTGCCCCAGCACCGGGCTCTCTTCGTCCAATTCCAGCTACCCCACAGCCACCATCAGCTACCTGCCACCTCACCAGCCAAGCCATGCACAGAACTCTGTCCACAGCGCTTACCAGAACCCCCACCCCAGTTCTGCGTTCCACCCGCAGCGGCTGGTCGCTCTCAAAGAGGAACCGCAGACCGTACCGGACCTCCTGAGTAGCGACGGTTCGCCTCCCATGTCTCCCATCGACCTGGAGACCCAGGAGAGGATCAAGGCGGAGCGCAAGAGGTTGAGGAACCGACTGGCTGCCACCAAGTGCCGGCGGCGCAAACTGGAGCGCATCGCCCGTCTGGAGGAGAAGGTGAAAGGGCTGAAAAGCGACAACGCGGGGCTATCCACTACGGCCTCGGTGCTACGGGACCAAGTGGCTCAGCTCAAACAGAAAGTCTTGACCCACGTGAGCAGTGGCTGTCACCTGATGCTCACTAGCAAGATGGAGGCGTTTTAA